One Obesumbacterium proteus DNA window includes the following coding sequences:
- the yjfP gene encoding esterase: MVEMFDEVIDGIPVLHAAPAGKQGQPLPTIFFYHGFTSSKEVYSYFGYAFAKAGFRTILPEANLHGARFNGDSTYRLAHFWDILKSNIDELPNIYQHYQREGLILDNRVGVCGASLGGMTTLGAKVRYPWIQAAASFMGSGYYLSLAPTLFPPFEAQTPETRQQLATDLAFLADYQVVDRLEKLADKPLLIWHGLADDLVPAEESRRLIRDLGEQNLLAQVRFETEPAIGHKITVSALDVGVQFFTRHL; the protein is encoded by the coding sequence ATGGTTGAGATGTTTGATGAAGTGATCGACGGTATCCCGGTATTACATGCGGCTCCGGCTGGAAAACAGGGACAGCCGTTACCCACAATCTTTTTCTATCATGGTTTTACCTCATCGAAAGAGGTTTACTCCTACTTTGGCTATGCGTTTGCTAAAGCGGGTTTTCGTACCATCTTGCCTGAGGCTAATTTGCACGGCGCTCGTTTTAACGGCGACAGCACGTACCGTTTAGCCCACTTCTGGGATATTTTAAAATCCAATATTGATGAACTGCCGAACATTTATCAGCATTATCAACGAGAAGGTCTTATTTTAGATAATCGCGTTGGCGTATGCGGTGCGTCATTGGGGGGAATGACCACGCTGGGGGCGAAGGTGCGCTATCCGTGGATCCAAGCCGCCGCGTCGTTTATGGGGTCGGGCTATTATCTTTCGCTGGCACCCACGCTTTTCCCGCCTTTTGAGGCTCAAACCCCCGAGACACGCCAGCAACTGGCTACGGATTTAGCGTTCTTGGCAGATTATCAAGTCGTTGATCGGTTGGAGAAACTGGCCGATAAACCTTTGCTGATTTGGCATGGGTTGGCTGATGACCTTGTTCCTGCCGAAGAGAGTCGTCGTTTGATTCGTGATTTGGGAGAACAGAATTTGCTTGCACAGGTTCGCTTCGAAACTGAACCGGCGATTGGCCATAAGATCACGGTGTCGGCATTAGACGTGGGTGTTCAGTTCTTTACTCGCCATCTTTAA
- a CDS encoding DUF1471 domain-containing protein yields MNRSPVLTTLLLSIGLISASAQSAENVNADLTTGLNQVGIISVHDIVGEPHDVERVIALKADEQGASYYRILTMDENTPQHTWHVTAALYS; encoded by the coding sequence ATGAACAGATCCCCCGTGCTCACCACATTGTTACTTTCAATTGGTTTAATTAGCGCATCCGCTCAATCAGCAGAAAACGTTAATGCCGATCTCACTACCGGGCTGAATCAGGTCGGTATCATTTCAGTGCACGATATTGTGGGAGAACCCCACGATGTAGAACGAGTCATTGCGCTCAAGGCCGATGAACAGGGCGCAAGCTACTACAGAATTTTGACCATGGATGAAAACACGCCGCAGCACACATGGCACGTTACCGCGGCGTTGTATAGCTAA
- the bsmA gene encoding biofilm peroxide resistance protein BsmA, whose translation MKNIKLSFVLVVTLFLTACGVMNSKPVPPPAPGAHAQEVRRDQTSGLDRMRTISAQVYGSPMNAQEVIQKQADEAGATYYYVIMVDETGVPGQWYAQAILYK comes from the coding sequence ATGAAAAATATAAAGCTTTCTTTTGTACTCGTAGTGACGCTGTTTTTGACCGCCTGCGGCGTCATGAACAGCAAACCTGTGCCACCACCTGCACCGGGTGCGCACGCTCAAGAAGTTCGCCGTGACCAAACCAGCGGATTGGATCGTATGCGAACCATCAGCGCACAGGTTTATGGTAGCCCGATGAACGCTCAGGAAGTTATTCAAAAACAAGCTGATGAAGCAGGTGCCACTTACTATTACGTCATTATGGTCGATGAAACCGGCGTACCGGGACAGTGGTATGCTCAGGCCATTTTATATAAGTAA
- the priB gene encoding primosomal replication protein N codes for MTSNRLVLTGTVCKVPIRKVSPSGIPHCQFVLEHRSIQQEAGLSRQAWCRMPVIVSGQAFQATTHRLTVGSMLTVQGFISSHQGRNGLTKLVLHAEQIELIDSGD; via the coding sequence ATGACCTCAAATCGTCTGGTTCTGACTGGCACAGTGTGCAAAGTTCCCATTCGAAAGGTCAGTCCTTCTGGAATCCCGCACTGTCAGTTTGTGCTTGAGCACAGATCGATACAGCAGGAAGCCGGACTTAGCAGACAAGCATGGTGCAGAATGCCTGTGATTGTCAGCGGACAAGCATTTCAAGCAACTACCCACAGATTAACGGTCGGCAGTATGCTAACGGTTCAAGGTTTCATTAGTAGCCATCAAGGCCGCAATGGTTTGACCAAGTTAGTGTTACATGCCGAGCAGATTGAATTGATAGATTCTGGAGACTAG
- a CDS encoding DUF1471 domain-containing protein codes for MKSIIALVTTLTLFAATNALAATEITGRQANNLIANEYAVISVNHDVQNVQEALPQLQQEATAQGAKYYQVIVMHEPESNGQMHVSAALFR; via the coding sequence ATGAAATCTATCATCGCCCTCGTGACGACATTAACCCTGTTTGCCGCCACCAACGCACTCGCTGCCACTGAAATCACCGGTCGTCAGGCCAATAACCTGATCGCCAATGAATATGCAGTGATTAGCGTAAACCATGATGTCCAGAATGTGCAGGAAGCCTTGCCTCAGCTGCAACAAGAAGCCACGGCACAAGGTGCAAAATATTATCAGGTGATTGTGATGCATGAACCTGAAAGCAACGGACAAATGCACGTGAGTGCAGCCCTATTCCGCTAA
- the rnr gene encoding ribonuclease R: MSQDPFQEREAEKYASPIPSREFILTHLSQHTTPVSREEIARELNLTSEEDLEALRRRLRAMERDGQLIFTRRQCYALPERLDLKKGTVIGHRDGYGFIRIEGSKDRDDLYLSSEQMKLCIHGDVVLAQVVGTDRKGRREARIVRVLEPKQSQIVGRYFTDAGVGFVVPDDSRLSFDILIPPESIAGARMGYVVVVELTQRPTRRTKAVGKIVEVLGDNMGTSMAVDIALRTHEIPHTWPEQVEKQVADLSEQVPEAAKKGRVDLRDLPLVTIDGEDARDFDDAVYCEKKRGGGWRLWVAIADVSYYVRPNTALDHEARSRGNSVYFPSQVVPMLPEVLSNGLCSLNPQVDRLCMVCEMTVSATGRLTSFKFYEAVMSSHARLTYTKVAHILAGDEELREHYRPLVKPLEELHSLYKVLDHAREVRGGIAFETEEAKFIFNAERRIERIEPTVRNDAHKLIEECMILANIAAARFVEKNEEPALYRIHDRPSDDHLTSLRSVLGELGLTLGGGMKPEPKDYADLMDEVADRPDHEMLQTMLLRSMKQAVYDPENRGHFGLALSAYAHFTSPIRRYPDLSLHRAIKYLLAKEHGGDHAGWTKTGGWHYNEEQMLQLGEHCSMTERRADEATRNVADWLKCDFMQDHVGETFTGIISSVTGFGFFVRLDDLFIDGLVHVSALDNDYYRFDNVGQRLIGESSGQTYRLGDKVEIRVDAVHMDERKIDFVLLSSTRTPRGAGKTEKERTKRTLREDKAPSRGQRRGGKMPANFEPDSAFRKDKNGKPVRAGKAGAGKKEKSVKIDKSGKPAKPAKNAKDHDQTTVKPKAKKVSAKTKKIAAATKAKRAGKKAAE; this comes from the coding sequence ATGTCACAAGATCCTTTCCAGGAACGCGAAGCAGAGAAATACGCCTCACCGATCCCAAGCCGCGAGTTTATCCTGACGCATCTGTCGCAGCACACCACGCCCGTTAGCCGTGAGGAGATCGCGCGTGAACTAAATCTGACGAGTGAAGAAGATTTAGAAGCACTGCGACGCCGTCTGAGAGCGATGGAACGCGACGGACAGCTCATCTTCACCCGACGCCAGTGCTATGCGCTGCCAGAGCGTCTCGATTTGAAGAAGGGAACCGTGATTGGCCATCGTGATGGCTACGGTTTCATTCGCATTGAAGGGAGTAAAGACCGCGACGATCTTTACCTCTCTTCGGAACAGATGAAGCTGTGTATTCACGGCGACGTTGTGCTGGCGCAAGTTGTTGGCACCGATCGTAAAGGGCGTCGTGAAGCACGCATTGTCCGTGTTCTGGAACCGAAACAGAGCCAAATCGTGGGTCGCTACTTTACCGACGCAGGCGTTGGTTTTGTGGTGCCAGACGACAGCCGTTTAAGCTTTGATATTTTGATCCCACCAGAATCTATTGCCGGTGCCCGTATGGGTTACGTGGTTGTGGTTGAGCTCACTCAACGTCCAACGCGTCGCACCAAGGCCGTGGGGAAAATTGTCGAAGTCTTGGGGGATAACATGGGCACCAGCATGGCGGTGGATATCGCTTTGCGCACGCATGAAATTCCACATACTTGGCCTGAGCAGGTTGAAAAGCAGGTTGCTGATTTAAGCGAGCAAGTTCCAGAAGCGGCTAAGAAAGGCCGTGTAGACCTGCGTGATTTACCGCTGGTTACCATCGATGGCGAAGACGCACGTGACTTTGATGATGCGGTTTATTGTGAGAAAAAACGCGGCGGTGGCTGGCGCTTGTGGGTGGCAATTGCCGACGTAAGTTACTATGTTCGCCCAAATACCGCGCTGGACCACGAAGCGCGTAGCCGTGGTAACTCGGTGTACTTCCCATCACAGGTCGTTCCTATGCTGCCGGAAGTGCTCTCTAACGGACTTTGTTCGCTGAACCCACAGGTCGATCGCCTGTGTATGGTGTGCGAAATGACCGTTTCTGCAACGGGTCGCCTGACATCTTTCAAATTCTACGAAGCGGTGATGAGCTCCCACGCACGTTTAACCTACACCAAAGTAGCCCATATTTTGGCCGGTGACGAAGAGCTGCGTGAACACTATCGTCCGTTGGTTAAGCCTTTGGAAGAGCTGCATAGCCTCTACAAAGTACTGGATCACGCGCGTGAAGTGCGTGGTGGTATTGCGTTTGAAACGGAAGAAGCCAAATTTATCTTCAACGCTGAGCGCCGTATCGAACGCATTGAGCCAACGGTACGTAACGATGCGCACAAGCTGATCGAAGAATGTATGATTCTGGCCAACATCGCGGCAGCGCGTTTTGTTGAGAAGAATGAAGAGCCTGCGCTGTACCGAATCCATGATCGTCCAAGCGATGACCACTTAACTTCTCTGCGCAGCGTGCTGGGTGAGTTAGGTTTAACGCTGGGCGGCGGTATGAAGCCTGAACCGAAAGATTACGCCGATCTCATGGATGAAGTTGCGGATCGTCCTGACCATGAAATGCTGCAAACGATGCTGCTGCGTTCCATGAAACAGGCGGTCTACGATCCAGAAAATCGTGGTCACTTCGGTTTGGCGTTATCAGCCTATGCGCACTTTACGTCTCCGATCCGTCGTTACCCTGACCTGAGCCTGCATCGTGCAATCAAGTATCTGCTGGCGAAAGAGCACGGCGGCGACCATGCGGGTTGGACGAAAACCGGCGGTTGGCACTATAACGAAGAGCAGATGTTGCAGCTGGGTGAGCATTGCTCCATGACCGAGCGCCGCGCAGATGAAGCCACACGTAACGTTGCAGACTGGCTGAAATGCGACTTTATGCAGGATCACGTGGGTGAAACCTTTACTGGGATTATCTCTAGCGTGACCGGCTTTGGTTTCTTCGTGCGCTTAGACGATCTGTTTATCGACGGCTTGGTGCATGTTTCTGCGTTGGACAACGACTATTACCGCTTCGATAACGTGGGTCAGCGTCTGATTGGCGAATCTTCCGGTCAAACTTATCGCTTAGGCGACAAAGTTGAAATCCGCGTAGACGCGGTGCATATGGACGAGCGTAAGATTGATTTTGTTCTTCTTTCTAGCACTCGTACCCCGCGTGGCGCAGGCAAAACCGAGAAAGAACGCACGAAGCGTACCCTCAGAGAAGATAAAGCACCTTCTCGTGGACAGCGTCGCGGTGGTAAGATGCCGGCCAATTTCGAACCGGATAGTGCATTCCGTAAAGATAAAAATGGCAAGCCAGTACGAGCAGGCAAAGCCGGTGCAGGTAAAAAAGAGAAATCAGTGAAAATTGATAAATCTGGCAAACCTGCAAAACCAGCTAAAAATGCCAAAGATCACGATCAGACAACCGTTAAGCCAAAAGCTAAAAAAGTTTCGGCGAAGACCAAGAAAATCGCTGCGGCCACCAAGGCCAAACGTGCCGGTAAAAAAGCCGCCGAGTGA
- the rplI gene encoding 50S ribosomal protein L9 encodes MQVILLDKVANLGSLGDQVNVKAGYARNFLVPQGKAVPATKKNIEFFEARRAELEAKLADVLAAAEARAAKINELGAVTLASKAGDEGKLFGSIGTRDIADAVTAAGVQVAKSEVRLPNGVLRTLGDHEVHFQVHSDVFAQLNVVVVAE; translated from the coding sequence ATGCAAGTTATTCTGCTTGATAAAGTAGCAAACCTGGGTAGCCTGGGTGATCAGGTTAACGTTAAAGCAGGTTACGCACGTAACTTCTTGGTTCCACAGGGCAAAGCTGTTCCTGCAACTAAGAAAAACATCGAGTTCTTCGAAGCACGCCGTGCTGAACTGGAAGCCAAACTGGCTGACGTTCTGGCAGCTGCTGAAGCTCGTGCTGCTAAGATCAACGAACTGGGTGCTGTAACTCTCGCTTCTAAAGCGGGTGACGAAGGCAAACTGTTTGGTTCAATCGGTACTCGCGACATCGCTGATGCAGTTACTGCAGCCGGTGTTCAGGTAGCGAAAAGCGAAGTTCGCCTGCCGAATGGCGTTCTGCGTACTCTGGGTGATCACGAAGTTCACTTCCAGGTACACAGCGACGTATTCGCACAGCTGAATGTCGTTGTAGTTGCTGAGTAA
- the rpsF gene encoding 30S ribosomal protein S6, with protein sequence MRHYEIVFMVHPDQSEQVPGMIERYSATITNAAGQIHRLEDWGRRQLAYPINKLHKAHYVLLNVEAPQEAIDELETNFRFNDAVIRSMVMRTKNAVTEASPMVKAKDERRGDRREDFANETADDADAGDSEE encoded by the coding sequence ATGCGTCATTACGAAATCGTTTTTATGGTCCATCCTGACCAGAGCGAACAGGTTCCGGGCATGATCGAGCGTTACAGTGCAACCATCACTAACGCTGCTGGTCAGATTCACCGTCTGGAAGACTGGGGCCGCCGTCAGCTGGCTTACCCGATCAACAAACTGCACAAAGCCCACTACGTTCTGCTGAACGTTGAAGCTCCGCAGGAAGCGATCGATGAGCTGGAAACTAACTTCCGCTTCAACGACGCCGTTATCCGTAGCATGGTTATGCGTACTAAAAACGCGGTAACTGAAGCTTCACCAATGGTTAAAGCGAAAGACGAACGTCGTGGCGATCGCCGCGAAGACTTCGCTAACGAAACCGCTGATGATGCTGATGCTGGGGATTCTGAAGAGTAA
- a CDS encoding isovaleryl-CoA dehydrogenase, which translates to MTWQTHTVFNQPHPLSNSNLYLSDIPLQEAVERELAGWDSALLSAVGLQLGSAESLELGRMANANPPELLRYDAAGRRIDDVRFHPAWHMLMQGLTENRVHNLPWQADAPAGAFAARAARFLLHSQVEAGTLCPITMTFGAIPLLQKTLPTTMSGWLTGLLSDRYDPHTLPIEQKKGLLIGMGMTEKQGGSDVLTNTTQATPLEGRGNGQPYRLVGHKWFFSVPQSDAHLILAQASGGLSCFFVPRILPDSTRNTIRIERLKDKLGNRSNASAEVEFQDATGWLLGDEGEGVRLILQMGSSTRFDCALGSHGLMRRAFTVAFYHALQRQAFGKPLADQPLMRQVLAKMALRLEGQTSLLFRLCRSSEMPHVQGEKLFGRLMTPAVKYSICKQGVPFVAEAMEALGGIGYCEESELPRLYREAPVNSIWEGSGNIMCLDVLRVWRKNPHMEEMLNLELADVKGQSALFDKAWRNLSKRLQKPNEAEARIVCDELFNVNAAAQLLRFAPADIAQAWCQEYFSYDGVSIINNKTQEILLQRAMGLAS; encoded by the coding sequence ATGACGTGGCAAACACATACGGTTTTTAATCAACCGCACCCTCTGAGTAACAGTAATCTCTATCTTTCTGATATTCCGCTCCAAGAAGCCGTTGAACGAGAGCTGGCGGGCTGGGATTCTGCGCTGCTAAGCGCGGTCGGCCTACAGCTTGGTTCGGCAGAATCGCTTGAGCTTGGCCGGATGGCAAACGCCAATCCTCCTGAGCTGCTGCGCTACGATGCGGCTGGACGGCGTATCGACGATGTACGCTTTCATCCCGCTTGGCACATGCTGATGCAGGGATTAACTGAAAATCGGGTGCATAATTTGCCGTGGCAAGCAGATGCACCGGCAGGAGCATTCGCGGCACGCGCCGCTCGTTTTCTGCTGCATAGCCAAGTTGAGGCCGGTACGCTTTGTCCAATCACGATGACCTTTGGCGCGATTCCTTTACTGCAAAAAACGTTGCCTACCACAATGAGCGGATGGCTAACGGGGTTACTGTCTGACCGTTATGATCCGCACACGTTGCCCATAGAACAGAAAAAAGGGCTGCTCATCGGCATGGGAATGACGGAAAAACAGGGCGGTTCGGATGTGCTTACCAATACGACACAGGCAACACCGCTAGAAGGTCGTGGTAATGGTCAGCCTTATCGGCTGGTGGGCCATAAATGGTTTTTCTCTGTTCCGCAAAGCGATGCGCACCTGATTTTGGCGCAGGCTAGCGGCGGGCTCTCCTGCTTTTTTGTGCCTCGTATCCTGCCGGATAGCACGCGCAACACGATTCGCATCGAAAGGCTGAAAGATAAACTGGGTAATCGTTCAAATGCGAGCGCCGAAGTTGAGTTTCAGGATGCGACGGGGTGGCTGTTAGGCGATGAAGGCGAGGGGGTTCGCCTGATATTACAGATGGGAAGCTCAACGCGCTTTGATTGCGCACTGGGCAGCCATGGATTGATGAGAAGGGCGTTTACCGTGGCGTTTTACCATGCGTTGCAGCGACAGGCATTTGGTAAACCTTTAGCCGATCAGCCGCTGATGCGTCAGGTGTTAGCCAAAATGGCGCTGCGACTTGAGGGACAAACATCGCTGCTGTTTCGTCTTTGCCGATCCTCGGAAATGCCGCATGTGCAGGGTGAGAAATTGTTTGGCCGCTTAATGACGCCAGCGGTTAAGTATTCAATCTGTAAACAGGGCGTTCCTTTTGTCGCAGAGGCCATGGAGGCGTTAGGGGGAATTGGCTATTGCGAAGAGAGCGAGCTACCGCGTTTATACCGTGAGGCACCGGTAAACAGTATTTGGGAAGGCTCCGGCAATATCATGTGCTTAGACGTATTACGTGTATGGCGTAAAAATCCACATATGGAAGAGATGCTTAATCTAGAGCTGGCTGACGTGAAAGGGCAAAGCGCGTTATTTGATAAGGCGTGGCGGAATTTGTCGAAACGTTTACAGAAACCCAATGAGGCTGAAGCGAGGATCGTTTGCGACGAGCTGTTTAATGTGAATGCGGCGGCTCAGCTTTTACGTTTTGCGCCGGCTGATATTGCTCAAGCGTGGTGCCAAGAATATTTTTCCTATGATGGGGTTAGCATCATCAACAATAAAACCCAAGAGATCCTGTTACAGCGGGCGATGGGGTTAGCGAGCTAG
- a CDS encoding DUF2065 domain-containing protein, with amino-acid sequence MNSTIWMALGLVLIVEGLGPMLFPRVWRRMIATMAQLPDGVLRRYGGGLVVAGLVIYYMLRSRMGG; translated from the coding sequence ATGAACTCTACAATTTGGATGGCATTAGGGTTGGTTTTGATCGTCGAAGGACTCGGACCAATGCTTTTTCCACGAGTTTGGCGGCGCATGATTGCAACGATGGCTCAATTACCTGACGGAGTTTTACGTCGTTATGGCGGCGGTCTAGTGGTTGCAGGGTTAGTTATCTACTACATGTTGCGTAGCCGTATGGGGGGCTAA
- the rlmB gene encoding 23S rRNA (guanosine(2251)-2'-O)-methyltransferase RlmB, which translates to MSEMIYGIHAVQALLERDPQRFLEVFVMKGREDRRLMPLIAELEQMGIVIQVANRQWLDEKVEGAVHQGIIARVREGRQYQENDLPALLENLEQPPFLLILDGVTDPHNLGACLRSADAAGVHAVIVPRDRSAQLNATAKKVACGAAETVPLIRVTNLARTMRFLQEQNVWIVGTAGEADHNLYQSKMTGPMALVMGAEGDGMRRLTREHCDELISIPMAGSVSSLNVSVATGICLFEAVRQRS; encoded by the coding sequence ATGAGCGAAATGATTTACGGTATTCACGCGGTTCAGGCATTGCTTGAGCGCGATCCACAACGTTTTCTTGAAGTCTTCGTGATGAAAGGTCGTGAAGACCGTCGTCTGATGCCGCTGATTGCTGAACTTGAGCAGATGGGCATTGTGATTCAAGTTGCAAACCGTCAGTGGCTGGATGAGAAGGTTGAAGGCGCAGTGCATCAGGGGATTATTGCCCGTGTGCGCGAAGGACGTCAGTATCAGGAAAATGATTTGCCTGCGTTGCTGGAAAATCTGGAACAGCCTCCTTTCCTATTGATTCTCGACGGCGTAACCGATCCGCACAACCTTGGTGCTTGCTTACGTAGCGCCGATGCGGCTGGCGTTCATGCCGTGATCGTTCCGCGCGATCGTTCTGCTCAGCTGAATGCCACGGCGAAAAAAGTGGCCTGTGGCGCAGCGGAAACTGTTCCGTTGATCCGCGTTACAAACCTTGCGCGTACCATGCGTTTCCTGCAAGAGCAAAATGTATGGATCGTCGGTACGGCGGGCGAAGCTGATCACAATCTTTATCAAAGCAAAATGACCGGCCCAATGGCGCTGGTGATGGGCGCAGAGGGCGACGGTATGCGTCGTTTGACCCGCGAACATTGCGATGAACTGATCAGCATTCCGATGGCGGGCAGCGTTTCTTCTCTGAACGTTTCTGTCGCGACCGGTATTTGCCTGTTTGAGGCCGTGCGCCAGCGTTCATAG
- a CDS encoding adenylosuccinate synthase, with product MGKNVVVLGTQWGDEGKGKVVDLLTERAKYVVRYQGGHNAGHTLVINGEKTVLHLIPSGILRENVTSIIANGVVLAPDALMREMTELEARGIPVRERLLLSEACPLILPYHVALDNAREKARGAKAIGTTGRGIGPAYEDKVARRGLRVGDLFNKETFAVKLKEIMEYHNFQLVNYYKVEAVDYQTVLDEVMAVADIITAMVVDVADLLNKAHKKGEFVMFEGAQGTLLDIDHGTYPYVTSSNTTAGGVATGSGVGPRCVDYVLGIVKAYSTRVGAGPFPTELFDEVGEFLCTKGNEFGATTGRRRRTGWLDAVAVRRAVELNSLSGFCMTKLDVLDGLDEVKICVGYRMPDGREIDTTPLAAEGWEGIEPIYEVMPGWKETTFGVKDHSKLPQAALNYIKRVEEVTGVPVDIISTGPDREETMILRDPFDA from the coding sequence ATGGGTAAGAATGTCGTCGTACTAGGCACCCAATGGGGTGACGAAGGTAAGGGCAAGGTCGTAGACCTATTAACCGAAAGGGCCAAGTATGTTGTGCGCTATCAGGGCGGTCACAACGCAGGTCATACACTAGTCATTAACGGTGAAAAAACCGTTCTTCATTTGATTCCGTCAGGAATTCTGCGCGAAAACGTAACCAGCATTATTGCAAACGGTGTGGTATTAGCACCTGACGCTCTGATGCGTGAAATGACCGAACTGGAAGCCCGTGGCATCCCTGTTCGCGAACGTCTGTTACTCTCCGAAGCTTGTCCTCTGATCCTGCCATATCACGTGGCATTGGATAACGCGCGCGAAAAAGCACGCGGTGCGAAGGCTATCGGTACAACAGGTCGTGGTATCGGTCCTGCGTATGAAGATAAAGTCGCTCGTCGCGGTCTGCGCGTTGGCGATCTGTTCAATAAAGAAACCTTTGCAGTTAAGCTGAAAGAAATTATGGAATACCATAATTTCCAACTGGTTAATTACTACAAAGTTGAAGCAGTTGACTACCAAACCGTGCTGGATGAAGTTATGGCTGTTGCCGACATCATCACTGCCATGGTGGTTGACGTTGCCGATCTGCTGAACAAAGCTCACAAGAAAGGCGAGTTTGTGATGTTTGAAGGCGCACAGGGTACGTTGCTGGATATTGACCACGGCACCTATCCGTATGTGACTTCTTCTAACACCACCGCAGGCGGCGTTGCTACCGGTTCTGGCGTGGGTCCACGCTGTGTAGACTACGTGTTGGGTATCGTTAAAGCTTACTCTACTCGCGTAGGTGCAGGTCCATTCCCAACTGAGCTGTTTGATGAAGTGGGTGAGTTCCTGTGTACTAAAGGCAACGAATTCGGTGCAACTACCGGTCGTCGTCGTCGTACCGGCTGGTTGGACGCTGTTGCCGTTCGCCGTGCCGTAGAGCTGAACTCTCTGTCTGGCTTCTGCATGACCAAACTGGACGTGCTGGATGGCTTAGACGAAGTGAAGATCTGTGTAGGTTATCGTATGCCGGATGGTCGTGAAATTGACACCACTCCGCTGGCCGCAGAAGGCTGGGAAGGCATTGAGCCAATCTACGAAGTTATGCCAGGTTGGAAAGAAACCACCTTCGGCGTTAAAGATCACAGCAAATTGCCACAGGCTGCACTGAACTACATCAAGCGTGTAGAAGAAGTGACGGGTGTTCCAGTTGATATCATTTCTACTGGCCCTGACCGTGAAGAGACTATGATCCTGCGCGACCCGTTCGACGCGTAA
- the rpsR gene encoding 30S ribosomal protein S18 — MARYFRRRKFCRFTAEGVQEIDYKDIATLKNYITESGKIVPSRITGTRAKYQRQLARAIKRARYLSLLPYTDRHQ; from the coding sequence ATGGCACGTTATTTCCGTCGTCGCAAGTTCTGCCGTTTCACCGCGGAAGGCGTTCAAGAGATTGACTATAAAGACATCGCTACGCTGAAAAACTACATCACCGAAAGCGGTAAGATTGTACCTAGCCGTATCACCGGTACCCGTGCGAAGTACCAGCGTCAGCTGGCTCGTGCTATCAAGCGCGCACGTTACCTTTCTCTGCTGCCATATACTGATCGTCATCAGTAA
- the nsrR gene encoding nitric oxide-sensing transcriptional repressor NsrR: MQLTSFTDFGLRALIYMASLPADQMTNITQVTDVYGVSRNHMVKIINQLSRAGFVTAVRGKNGGIRLGRPAKDIRIGDVVRELEPLTLVNCSHEFCHITTACRLKQVLQRATQAFLAELDQCTLADLIEENSPLYKLLLVE, from the coding sequence GTGCAGTTAACAAGTTTTACTGATTTTGGGTTACGGGCGCTGATTTACATGGCATCCCTGCCTGCCGATCAGATGACCAATATCACGCAGGTAACTGATGTCTATGGCGTCTCTCGTAATCACATGGTTAAAATTATTAATCAGTTGAGCCGTGCTGGCTTTGTGACTGCCGTTCGAGGTAAGAACGGTGGCATTCGTTTGGGACGACCAGCAAAAGATATTCGTATTGGTGACGTGGTAAGAGAGCTTGAGCCCTTAACGCTAGTTAACTGCTCTCACGAGTTTTGCCATATCACGACAGCCTGCCGCTTGAAGCAAGTTTTGCAAAGAGCCACGCAGGCTTTTCTGGCCGAGTTAGATCAATGTACTTTGGCCGATTTAATTGAAGAAAACTCACCGCTTTATAAGTTGTTGCTGGTTGAATAA